CCACCCCCGCTCCTCGCCGGCGTCGCACGCGTCGGTCCGCGCCCGGTCCCAGCGCCGGGCGGCGCGGCTCGCGAGGTTGCGTTGCGCCTGGTCGGCGCGCGGGATGCGGTACAGCGCGTCCCGCGACGGCATGGGGGCCCGGCCGGAGAGGACGAGCTGCGCACCGGGTTCCGTGGACTCCAGCCCGTCGAGCCCGAACCCGTCGGTCGGGCAGCACACCGGGTCCGTGCAGTCGAGGGACCGGTAGCGCTGCGGGCCGACGACCCACGCCTCGTGCTCGGGCACGACGGCGTCGAGCGCGGCGGAGAACGCGTCGGCGGCGGCGCGGGCCGGGGTGCCGGGGCCGACGTCGTCGGCGGTGTACACGACCACCCAGGCGGAGACGGTCCCGTCCTGGGCCGCACGGGTGGCGACCAGCTCGGCGACCTCGGCGCGGTCTGCCGGGCGGCGCAGGTCGGCCAGGTCGGTGCGGGCGACGAGGCCCAGGTCGCCCCCGGGTCGCACGCACACGACGAGGAGGCACTCGGCGGGCCGGTAGCCGAGGGCGTAGGGGACGACGGACAGCAGGTCGCGCGTGTCGCGGACCTGCACGGTGGGGGCGGCCGGTGCCGCGGTCGGTGTCATGGCGTCGATCCCAGCAACCGGCGCTGCGGCGCGACGGGTGCGGAGGGCCTGGCTGTTCACGACGTGCCCGATCCCGGGCCTGTGGATCATGTCCGGGGCAGTGCCTGCCTACGCATGACCGTCGACGGCACTCCGGGGGCGACCGGCGGCCGGTCGTGGCGCGCCCGCTACGGTGTGCGGGTGACCCGCCGCCCGTCCGCGCCCGCCGCCCTCGCGGCACTGGTCGGGGTCGCCCTGGTCACGGTCGTGCTGGCCGCCGGCTGCACTCCCGCGCCGTCCGGCAGGCTCGGCACCCCCGCCGATGACATGCCGTCCGTCCAGCCGTCGCCACCCGCACCGGTCACGGCCCTGCCGACGTTCGACGCGTCGACCGCCGTCGGCGGCTACGCCGAGGGCTTCCCGCAGGACCTCCTGCCCACGCCGGCCGGCGCGCAGATCGTCGCGAGCTCGGCGCAGTCCGACGA
The Xylanimonas cellulosilytica DSM 15894 DNA segment above includes these coding regions:
- a CDS encoding DUF4192 family protein → MTPTAAPAAPTVQVRDTRDLLSVVPYALGYRPAECLLVVCVRPGGDLGLVARTDLADLRRPADRAEVAELVATRAAQDGTVSAWVVVYTADDVGPGTPARAAADAFSAALDAVVPEHEAWVVGPQRYRSLDCTDPVCCPTDGFGLDGLESTEPGAQLVLSGRAPMPSRDALYRIPRADQAQRNLASRAARRWDRARTDACDAGEERGWRSRSFDAWTEATAVVAAGGNPSPALLGRLAAALEDRWVRDAVLLWFVPGRAALAATVAAGETTDQETDAAVGEAIATVVDPDAARRPDEERTRVCVALLESVVAHAARRRTAAPLTLLAFLAWWSGEGARASYRCAEALRVDDAYRLGLLLAAALDAAVPPGWVRARSIHGLGEGSGPDLR